A single genomic interval of Homo sapiens chromosome 7, GRCh38.p14 Primary Assembly harbors:
- the OR9A2 gene encoding olfactory receptor 9A2: protein MMDNHSSATEFHLLGFPGSQGLHHILFAIFFFFYLVTLMGNTVIIVIVCVDKRLQSPMYFFLSHLSTLEILVTTIIVPMMLWGLLFLGCRQYLSLHVSLNFSCGTMEFALLGVMAVDRYVAVCNPLRYNIIMNSSTCIWVVIVSWVFGFLSEIWPIYATFQFTFRKSNSLDHFYCDRGQLLKLSCDNTLLTEFILFLMAVFILIGSLIPTIVSYTYIISTILKIPSASGRRKAFSTFASHFTCVVIGYGSCLFLYVKPKQTQGVEYNKIVSLLVSVLTPFLNPFIFTLRNDKVKEALRDGMKRCCQLLKD from the coding sequence ATGATGGACAACCACTCTAGTGCCACTGAATTCCACCTTCTAGGCTTCCCTGGGTCCCAAGGACTACACCACATTCTTTTTgctatattctttttcttctatttagtgACATTAATGGGAAACACGGTCATCATTGTGATTGTCTGTGTGGATAAACGTCTGCAGTCCCCCATGTATTTCTTCCTCAGCCACCTCTCTACCCTGGAGATCCTGGTCACAACCATAATTGTCCCCATGATGCTTTGGGGATTGCTCTTCCTGGGATGCAGACAGTATCTTTCTCTACATGTATCGCTCAACTTTTCCTGTGGGACCATGGAGTTTGCATTACTTGGAGTGATGGCTGTGGACCGTTATGTGGCTGTGTGTAACCCTTTGAGGTACAACATCATTATGAACAGCAGTACCTGTATTTGGGTGGTAATAGTGTCATGGGTGTTTGGATTTCTTTCTGAAATCTGGCCCATCTATGCCACATTTCAGTTTACCTTCCGCAAATCAAATTCATTAGACCATTTTTACTGTGACCGAGGGCAATTGCTCAAACTGTCCTGCGATAACACTCttctcacagagtttatccttttcTTAATGGCTGTTTTTATTCTCATTGGTTCTTTGATCCCTACGATTGTCTCCTACACCTACATTATCTCCACCATCCTCAAGATCCCGTCAGCCTCTGGCCGGAGGAAAGCCTTCTCCACTTTTGCCTCCCACTTCACCTGTGTTGTGATTGGCTATGGCAGCTGCTTGTTTCTCTACGTGAAACCCAAGCAAACACAGGGAGTTGAGTACAATAAGATAGTTTCCCTGTTGGTTTCTGTGTTAACCCCCTTCCTGAATCCTTTCATCTTTACTCTTCGGAATGACAAAGTCAAAGAGGCCCTCCGAGATGGGATGAAACGCTGCTGTCAACTCCTGAAAGATTAG